Part of the Microbacterium sp. Clip185 genome is shown below.
GAGGCCAACCAGCAGCTCGTGCTGACCGGCTCGACGAGCCAGGGCGACGGCACGATCGTCGCTGATCCGACCCAGGCGCCGACCGACCCGACGGCGCCCACGCCCACCCAGTCGGCAGATCCGGCACAGCCCACCACCCCGACCGACAGTGTGGCTCTGCCCTCCTCGATCGCCGGGCAGACGGCGGCCGAGGAGACCTGCTCGAACGGAAACCTGCGCTGATGCGGAAGCGGCGCCTTCGCGGCGCGCCCGTGGCCCAGCACGGACGGTTGCGGTCCCCGCATCCGCTGCTGCAGGCGTTGTCTCTCGTCGGCGTCGCCGCCCTGGTCGGCATCGCCTCGGCTGCGGGGGTCGTGGGTTTCCACGTTTGGGATGCGGCCGCGACCATCGGTGGCAACTCGGTCGAGATCGGGAACGAGGGGGACCCCGCGCTGCCGCCGGGGCTCGGCGAGATCGAGGGCGGCGTGAACCTGCTTCTCGTGGGCACGGATGCGTGCGAAGGACAGGATGTCGCCCTGTTCCCGCGGTGCGGCATGGACGACGACGGCGGTGAGCGCAACGACGTCACGATGCTCGTGCACATCAGCGACGAGCCTCGCCGCGTGACGGTCGTCTCCTTCCCGCGTGACACCTACGTGCCGATCGCCGAATGCCAGAACGCCGACGGCGACACGGTGGGCGGCGGCACCGAGAAGATCAACGCGTCGTACATGTACGGCGGGCTGCCGTGCACGGTGCGCACGGTCGAGGAGCTCACCGGCGAAGACATCCAGTTCGCCGCCGCCATCCGCTGGACCGGCGTCATCAACCTCTCGGATGCGGTCGGCGGCGTCGACGTCTGCGTGCAGGGCGACATCTCCGACCGGCACACGGGTCTCGTGCTGACAGCCGGGACGCACACGCTGCAGGGCGTGCAGGCGCTGCAGTTCCTGCGCATCCGTCACGGCATCGGAGACGGTTCGGACCTCGGTCGTATCTCGAACCAGCAGCAGTTCATGTCGTCGCTGGTGCGAAAGATGCAGAGCGATGCCGTGCTCGGTGACGCCGGCAAGCTCTTGAACTTCGCGAACGTCGCGATGACGCAGGTGCGCGAGAAGCAGCTCGTGCTCGACAAGCAGCTCGCGAACCCGACCCGCATGGCGCAGATCGCGATGGCGCTGAAGGACGTGCCGTTCGAGGACATCGTCTTCGTGCAGTACCCGGCGGCCTACTCCGGAGACGGGCTCGTTCCGATCTCCGGCGCCGCGGATGCGCTGTTCGCGGCCCTCCGCGAGAACCGTCCGCTGCAGCTCACGGGCGAAGCCAGTGGTGGGTTCGGTGTGGAGGTGACGGGCGAGGTTCCCGACACGGCAGCTCCCGACCCGGCCGCAACTGCTCCCGCGCCCGCGGCGACGGAGGGCGGCGAGGCGCTACCGCCGAACGCTGCCGTCGAACTGCCGTCGTCGATCTCGGGACAGAACGCCAGCCAGGTGACCTGCACGGTCCCGCAGAGCTAGACCTCAGAGGTCGAAGCGATGCGGGATGACGCCGGGGAGCCCCCGATAGGGCGTGAAGCCCCGATCATGTGCTGATTCTCCGCGTCACCCTTCTGGCGACGTCGCTGGCCGTGCGCTCCGGCGGAGAATGAGCACGGCCGCCGTCGCCGCTGCGGCGAGGGCGGGAAGCCAGAGCGCTACGGGGCCGACCAGGCGCGCCGCCGCCGCGCCTGCGATCGCTCCGATCGCGATCGCGAGCCACAGCGCGAGGTGCCGCATCCACGCGCGCCGGTCGCCGCCGCGGAAGGCGGCGACGATGTTCTCGGCGAGCTTCATGAGCTGCCCCGTCATGTAGGTGATGCCGAAGGGCGCGGCGCCATTGCGGGAGTGCACCGCGTTGGTGGCGCCCATCGCGGCCGCCAGCACCGGTCCGGCCGCGAGCACCGCGCCTACCCCTGCCAGAGTCGCGGCCCCGAGGAGTGTGAGCGCCACGAGGGTCATCACCCCGCGCGCTTTGGCGCGGATCGACACGGCCGTGCCCGTCACGCCGCCGGCGACGAAGGCCGCGACGAGCAGACCCGCGTATCCCGCGCCGCCCCACGCGCCGCCCGTCAGCTCCGCGGAGGCCTGCGTGGTGTTGCCGCTCATGAACGACACGAAGAAGCCTCCGAGCATCACGAACGCGAAGCCGTCGACGAAACCGGCGAGCAGCGCGAGCGCCGCCGAACTGACGAGGTGTTTCGGGTCCACCGCTTGTCCTTCCGGATGCGGTGCGCACCGCATCCGCTATCGAGTATCCGGGACCTGTTCGGCGGGGACGAACCGACCCGTTATGATGGACGGGTGTGTTCGGCGCAAGCCGCCACTGGAGACGTCGCATAGTCAGGCCTAGTGCACCACCCTGCTAAGGTGGAGTCCCCGTAAGGGGACCGAGGGTTCAAATCCCTCCGTCTCCGCCATGAGCCCCGGTCCGCCGGGGCTTTTGTGTTTCGTTCAGGCCCCGCCCCGCATAATGGGCACGTGTCCTACACCGTTGAACGTCGCCGCAACCCGAGCGCCTGGGCGGGATTCTGGTTCGGTCTCGCCGGCCTCATCCTCATGCCGATCCCACTGTTCATCGGATTGATCCTCGGCGGTGGGCTCTCCATCGTCGCGGCCGTGTTTACGGTGATCGGCCTGCTGAAGGGGCTCGCGCGCAGTGGCCAGGGCATCGCGCCCGTCGTGTTCGCGATCATCTTCATCCTGCTCACCTGGGGTGGCATCTCCGTCGGCGGCGGCACGATCTGGTGAGAGCCGACCCTCGCTGAGTCAGCGCATCGCGGGCGGCTCCGCCTCAAGCCCGCGCGCGAGCGAGCGAGGATCGCGGATGCGGCGAAGCGGAGACGCGCTGACCCAGATCGCCGTCAGCAGCACCCCCGCGCAGCCGATCGCCATTCCCCATCGCGTGCCGACGGCCTCGCCGACCAGG
Proteins encoded:
- a CDS encoding LCP family protein; this encodes MRKRRLRGAPVAQHGRLRSPHPLLQALSLVGVAALVGIASAAGVVGFHVWDAAATIGGNSVEIGNEGDPALPPGLGEIEGGVNLLLVGTDACEGQDVALFPRCGMDDDGGERNDVTMLVHISDEPRRVTVVSFPRDTYVPIAECQNADGDTVGGGTEKINASYMYGGLPCTVRTVEELTGEDIQFAAAIRWTGVINLSDAVGGVDVCVQGDISDRHTGLVLTAGTHTLQGVQALQFLRIRHGIGDGSDLGRISNQQQFMSSLVRKMQSDAVLGDAGKLLNFANVAMTQVREKQLVLDKQLANPTRMAQIAMALKDVPFEDIVFVQYPAAYSGDGLVPISGAADALFAALRENRPLQLTGEASGGFGVEVTGEVPDTAAPDPAATAPAPAATEGGEALPPNAAVELPSSISGQNASQVTCTVPQS
- a CDS encoding YoaK family protein, whose protein sequence is MDPKHLVSSAALALLAGFVDGFAFVMLGGFFVSFMSGNTTQASAELTGGAWGGAGYAGLLVAAFVAGGVTGTAVSIRAKARGVMTLVALTLLGAATLAGVGAVLAAGPVLAAAMGATNAVHSRNGAAPFGITYMTGQLMKLAENIVAAFRGGDRRAWMRHLALWLAIAIGAIAGAAAARLVGPVALWLPALAAAATAAVLILRRSARPATSPEG